In Phaseolus vulgaris cultivar G19833 chromosome 10, P. vulgaris v2.0, whole genome shotgun sequence, a single genomic region encodes these proteins:
- the LOC137817146 gene encoding uncharacterized protein — MIPVEIQESSPHFQNFVAEESNEERKVKLDLMDEVREEARIKAEALKRKLEYRYNSKLRPQQSQVADLVMRKVHPYQLENKLSPKWTGPFRVTEALGNGAYRLETLEGGAIPRTWNATNLKFYFS; from the coding sequence atgattcctgtagaaatccaggagagctcaccACATTTTCAGAACTTTgtggctgaagaatccaacgaagaaagaaaggtaAAACTGGATCTaatggatgaagtcagggaagaagcGAGGATCAAGGCAgaagccttgaagagaaagTTGGAGTACAGGTACaactccaagctgagacctcAACAGTCCCAGGTCGCTGACCTGGTGATGCGAAAAGTCCACCCATAccagttagaaaacaagttgtctcccaaatggacTGGTCCCTTCCGTgtgacagaggcccttgggaatggagcatacaggctcgAGACTTTAGAAGGTGGAGCAATCCCTCGTACATGGAACGCGACcaaccttaagttttattttagttaa